In Bacteroidota bacterium, the following are encoded in one genomic region:
- a CDS encoding 3-oxoacyl-[acyl-carrier-protein] synthase III C-terminal domain-containing protein: MPYIAATATGFPPHYYPQDSILADLQDIWAGTGINLNRVARLHANTTVEGRYIAVPKADYHTMSGWKDANAAYAEIGVELGAQVLTRLFEQANIHASEVSMLLSACTTGIAVPTIDARIMNRVPFRSDLKRVPVYGLGCAAGAAGLARVADYLQGHPTEAAVLLCQEFCSLTIQKQDTTVANLIACGLFGDASAAVLMVGDEHPLAGKNTVAGLPTQIDLEQPEGDGSAPVATPRPEARGPQVLATRSVFFPESERTMGWDVTEMGMRIVLSAEVPDVAEAAVPPHVSALLAEHDLTLADVDRWLCHPGGPKVIGAIESGLGLDDAALAMSRDVLRRVGNVSSVSVLLILDRVLRQCDHDAGDTGVLLAMGPAFAADLALLRW, encoded by the coding sequence ATGCCGTACATCGCCGCCACCGCCACGGGCTTCCCGCCGCACTACTACCCGCAGGACTCGATCCTCGCCGACCTCCAGGACATCTGGGCTGGCACCGGGATCAATCTCAACCGCGTCGCGCGGCTGCACGCCAACACGACCGTCGAAGGCCGCTACATCGCCGTCCCGAAGGCCGACTACCATACGATGAGCGGCTGGAAGGACGCCAACGCCGCCTACGCCGAGATAGGCGTTGAACTCGGCGCGCAGGTGCTCACCCGCTTATTCGAGCAAGCAAACATCCATGCCAGCGAGGTGTCGATGCTGCTCTCGGCCTGCACGACTGGCATCGCCGTCCCGACGATCGACGCGCGGATCATGAACCGCGTGCCGTTTCGATCCGACCTCAAGCGCGTGCCGGTCTATGGGCTCGGCTGCGCTGCCGGAGCCGCCGGGCTCGCCCGCGTGGCCGACTACTTGCAAGGACACCCCACCGAGGCCGCGGTGCTGCTCTGCCAGGAGTTTTGCTCGCTCACGATTCAGAAGCAGGACACGACAGTCGCCAACCTGATCGCGTGTGGCCTCTTCGGCGATGCGTCCGCCGCTGTGCTGATGGTCGGCGACGAGCATCCCCTAGCGGGCAAAAACACGGTCGCAGGCCTGCCAACGCAAATCGACCTCGAACAGCCCGAGGGCGACGGGTCAGCTCCCGTAGCGACGCCACGGCCTGAAGCACGGGGTCCGCAGGTGCTCGCCACGCGCTCGGTGTTCTTCCCCGAGAGCGAGCGCACGATGGGCTGGGACGTGACCGAGATGGGCATGCGGATCGTCCTCTCCGCCGAGGTACCCGACGTGGCCGAGGCGGCCGTCCCGCCGCACGTCTCCGCGCTCCTCGCCGAGCACGACCTCACCCTGGCCGACGTGGACCGCTGGCTCTGCCACCCCGGCGGCCCCAAGGTCATCGGCGCGATCGAGAGCGGCCTTGGTCTGGACGACGCGGCGCTCGCGATGAGCCGCGACGTGCTCCGCCGCGTGGGCAACGTCTCGTCGGTGTCGGTGCTGCTGATCCTCGACCGCGTGCTGCGTCAGTGCGACCACGATGCGGGCGACACGGGCGTCCTCCTCGCCATGGGCCCCGCCTTCGCCGCCGACCTCGCGCTGCTGCGGTGGTGA
- a CDS encoding DMT family transporter: MHTFDRLHLSTACLVADRSWRTDALLLVIILIWGLNFAVIKVALAALHPFTVNIARFLIAGATLAGMLAWEGHHYGTGRHGRGVREAFVAPLRDHLRAVVTLGITGNIFYQTCFILGVNLTAAGSAALIMASTPVWTALMARVGGQERLSARAWLGLGVSLAGTVVVILAGGTTLDLGADTLLGNLLMLAAALFWGLYTVLSKPFMARGASPNGLAFYAVVVALPGMYAFHRFGPGPADWAALGPDVWASLVFSGALSIGVAYGLWNVAVRQVGAAYATAYGNLVPFVAIGAGAWLLDEAITVYQLLGGALIIGGLLLLRRARMTRRPEPVEAAVGEG, encoded by the coding sequence GTGCATACGTTCGACCGCCTGCACCTCTCCACCGCCTGTCTCGTGGCCGACCGCTCCTGGCGCACCGACGCGCTGCTCCTCGTCATCATCCTCATCTGGGGACTCAACTTCGCCGTCATCAAGGTGGCGCTGGCAGCGTTGCACCCGTTCACGGTCAACATCGCACGCTTCCTGATCGCGGGCGCGACGCTCGCCGGGATGCTTGCCTGGGAAGGCCATCACTATGGGACAGGGCGTCACGGGCGCGGGGTTCGGGAGGCGTTCGTGGCGCCGCTCCGCGACCATCTACGCGCCGTCGTTACGCTGGGGATCACGGGCAACATCTTCTACCAGACGTGCTTTATCCTCGGCGTCAACCTCACGGCGGCCGGCAGCGCGGCGCTCATCATGGCCTCGACGCCCGTGTGGACGGCGCTGATGGCGCGCGTGGGCGGCCAAGAGCGTTTGAGCGCGCGCGCGTGGCTTGGCCTCGGGGTCAGCCTCGCGGGCACGGTGGTGGTGATCCTCGCAGGTGGCACGACGCTTGACCTCGGTGCCGACACGCTGCTCGGCAACCTGCTCATGCTCGCGGCGGCGCTTTTCTGGGGGCTCTACACGGTCCTTTCGAAGCCGTTCATGGCGCGCGGGGCGTCACCGAACGGGCTGGCGTTCTACGCCGTCGTGGTGGCGCTGCCGGGGATGTATGCCTTCCACCGCTTCGGGCCCGGCCCGGCGGACTGGGCCGCGCTCGGGCCTGATGTATGGGCGAGCCTCGTCTTCTCCGGCGCACTCTCCATCGGCGTAGCCTACGGCCTGTGGAACGTGGCCGTGCGCCAGGTGGGGGCCGCCTACGCGACGGCCTACGGCAACCTCGTCCCGTTCGTCGCCATCGGCGCGGGCGCGTGGCTGCTCGACGAAGCCATCACGGTCTACCAACTCCTCGGCGGCGCGCTCATCATCGGCGGGCTGCTGCTGCTGCGCCGCGCCCGGATGACGCGGCGGCCGGAGCCTGTGGAAGCAGCCGTGGGGGAAGGCTAG
- a CDS encoding SDR family NAD(P)-dependent oxidoreductase has translation MRTAYVTGAASGIGRATALRLATDGFAVFVTDLDETGGAETVARIEATGGTATFVASDVTDADACRALVAQILAAHRRLDVAVHNAGIEGPVLPFAAIAPADFQRVFEVNVLGVVHGMQATLGPMVEAGRGSIVNVASAAGLSGFPFHAPYSASKHAVVGLTRTAALEVARTGVRVNAVCPGFTDTPMVDDGLQKMGQTLDQLTKRIPARRLGHPDEIAAAIAYLASDAAAYVTGHALALDGGLTAG, from the coding sequence ATGCGCACCGCCTACGTCACCGGCGCGGCCTCCGGCATCGGCCGGGCGACCGCCCTCCGCCTCGCCACCGACGGCTTCGCGGTGTTCGTGACCGACCTCGACGAGACAGGGGGTGCTGAGACCGTCGCGCGGATTGAAGCCACCGGCGGCACCGCGACGTTCGTGGCTAGCGATGTGACGGACGCCGACGCCTGCCGAGCGCTCGTCGCGCAGATCCTCGCCGCGCACAGGCGTCTCGATGTGGCCGTCCACAACGCGGGGATTGAGGGCCCGGTGCTCCCGTTCGCCGCCATCGCCCCCGCCGACTTCCAGCGGGTGTTCGAGGTCAACGTGCTGGGCGTGGTGCACGGCATGCAGGCTACGCTCGGGCCGATGGTGGAGGCTGGGCGCGGAAGCATCGTCAACGTGGCGAGCGCGGCGGGGCTCAGCGGTTTTCCGTTCCATGCGCCCTACAGCGCGAGCAAGCATGCAGTCGTCGGCCTAACGCGGACGGCCGCGCTGGAGGTGGCCCGAACAGGCGTGCGCGTCAACGCCGTTTGTCCCGGCTTCACCGACACGCCGATGGTGGACGACGGGCTCCAGAAGATGGGGCAGACGCTCGACCAACTCACCAAGCGGATCCCCGCGCGCCGCCTCGGTCACCCCGACGAGATCGCTGCGGCCATTGCCTACCTCGCCTCGGACGCGGCGGCCTACGTCACCGGCCACGCGCTCGCCCTGGACGGCGGCCTCACGGCCGGATGA